The following coding sequences are from one Deltaproteobacteria bacterium window:
- a CDS encoding 6-carboxytetrahydropterin synthase, whose protein sequence is MSIFSVSIGKEMLRFTAAHFIAFRGFREPLHGHTYQAQVTVSGPVGPDGYVVDFLVLKKVAEEECAQLHFRTLLPRESDCLTIEERGGAVHIGCEDGTEFLLPRQDVCLLPLVHTSSEEIACYLVARLRERLQQQRGGIQTIEVLIEDIPGQMAVCREEF, encoded by the coding sequence ATGAGCATTTTCTCCGTATCGATCGGCAAAGAAATGTTGCGTTTCACCGCTGCTCACTTCATTGCGTTTCGCGGGTTTCGCGAGCCGCTGCATGGGCATACGTATCAAGCGCAAGTCACGGTCAGCGGCCCGGTCGGGCCGGACGGCTATGTGGTCGATTTCTTGGTCTTAAAGAAAGTCGCCGAGGAAGAATGCGCCCAACTCCACTTCCGCACCCTGCTCCCGCGCGAGAGCGACTGTCTCACGATTGAGGAGCGCGGTGGTGCCGTGCATATCGGCTGCGAAGACGGCACGGAATTTCTCCTGCCTCGGCAAGACGTGTGTCTCTTGCCGCTCGTCCATACCTCATCGGAAGAAATTGCGTGCTACCTAGTCGCCCGTCTGCGCGAGCGGCTGCAACAGCAGCGCGGCGGCATCCAAACGATCGAGGTGCTAATCGAAGACATCCCCGGGCAGATGGCAGTATGTCGGGAGGAGTTTTGA
- a CDS encoding Uma2 family endonuclease: protein MTHPAVSTESAAFFPVNLKVTWLTDEQFEHLCAENPELRLELTAQGELIGMPSTGSETGWSDSEINAALNTWAKKDGTGLTFGSSTGFTLPNGAKRSPDASWVRRERWSTLTKEQRRKFAPLCPDFVLELCSPTDSLPMLQEKMQEYLDNGARLGWLLDPLERRVHVYQPGQLVLVLDDPETIDGDPILPDFVLPVRELWEPPE from the coding sequence ATGACACACCCTGCTGTTTCGACGGAGTCCGCTGCTTTCTTCCCCGTGAACCTGAAGGTCACGTGGCTGACTGACGAACAGTTCGAGCACCTGTGTGCCGAGAACCCGGAGCTGCGGCTCGAACTCACGGCCCAAGGGGAGTTGATCGGTATGCCTTCTACAGGATCGGAAACCGGATGGTCCGATAGCGAAATCAACGCTGCCCTCAATACCTGGGCGAAGAAAGACGGAACCGGACTGACTTTTGGCTCTTCTACCGGCTTCACGTTACCTAACGGGGCGAAACGTTCTCCTGACGCCTCGTGGGTGAGACGCGAGCGTTGGAGTACGTTGACCAAAGAGCAGCGGCGCAAATTCGCTCCACTCTGTCCAGATTTTGTGCTTGAATTGTGCTCGCCGACCGACAGTCTTCCCATGTTGCAAGAGAAGATGCAGGAGTATCTCGACAACGGCGCGCGGCTCGGGTGGTTGCTCGATCCGCTCGAACGGCGTGTACATGTCTATCAGCCCGGCCAGCTGGTCCTCGTGCTGGATGACCCGGAAACGATCGACGGCGACCCGATCCTGCCTGACTTTGTCCTTCCTGTGCGCGAATTGTGGGAGCCGCCAGAGTAG
- a CDS encoding metallophosphoesterase — MKCLLVSDLHYALKQYDWVSNVSKDFDVVVIAGDHLDISSAVEVRAQIAVILTYLKRLHTKTKLIVCSGNHDLDARNDAGEKVAKWIAKVRQLGVSTDGDCLSVDGVLITICPWWDGPQTRETVGAQFARDAAKPKEQWIWVYHAPPDESPTSWGGQKHFGDAELVRWIEQYQPDLVLSGHIHQSPFRQGGSWVDRLGSTWVFNPGRQIGSSPTHIVFDTKERMALWFSLAGAEVVQMDKPLTRPVPELTELPGWFK, encoded by the coding sequence ATGAAATGTCTCCTTGTCTCCGATCTGCACTACGCTCTCAAACAATACGATTGGGTGTCGAACGTCTCGAAAGATTTTGACGTCGTCGTGATCGCGGGCGATCATCTCGATATCTCTTCGGCTGTCGAGGTGCGGGCCCAAATCGCGGTGATTCTGACTTACCTGAAGCGTCTCCATACGAAGACCAAACTCATCGTGTGCTCGGGCAATCACGATCTCGATGCGCGTAACGATGCTGGGGAGAAGGTGGCGAAATGGATCGCGAAAGTACGTCAACTCGGAGTGTCAACCGATGGAGACTGTCTTTCCGTTGACGGCGTCTTGATTACCATTTGTCCGTGGTGGGACGGTCCGCAGACGCGGGAGACCGTAGGCGCTCAGTTTGCACGCGATGCAGCAAAGCCGAAAGAGCAATGGATTTGGGTCTATCATGCGCCGCCGGACGAATCGCCGACGAGCTGGGGTGGGCAGAAGCATTTCGGCGACGCCGAGTTGGTGCGTTGGATCGAGCAGTACCAGCCCGACCTCGTCCTCAGCGGCCACATCCATCAGTCGCCTTTTCGCCAAGGTGGGTCTTGGGTGGATCGGCTAGGTTCCACCTGGGTCTTCAACCCAGGAAGGCAGATAGGTTCTAGCCCTACTCATATCGTTTTCGACACCAAAGAGCGGATGGCGCTGTGGTTCTCGCTAGCTGGTGCTGAAGTCGTGCAAATGGACAAGCCGCTTACTCGTCCGGTTCCTGAACTCACCGAACTGCCAGGCTGGTTCAAATAG
- a CDS encoding cyclic nucleotide-binding domain-containing protein has product MRTILSYCQGLPERTFGPGEVLLVEKEQHGILYILIEGEIEVLKGDFQIATTSEPGAIFGEMSVLLDIPHTANVRTLTSSRMHMVERAAEFLQSQTDIAYQLAKLLAQRLYNVTTYLADLKKQFEDQEDHLGMVDEVLETLVHQQVEECSPGSDRDPNTTI; this is encoded by the coding sequence ATGCGCACGATTTTGAGTTATTGCCAAGGGCTCCCAGAACGGACCTTCGGCCCCGGTGAAGTGCTCCTGGTCGAAAAGGAGCAGCACGGCATTCTCTATATTCTCATCGAAGGAGAGATCGAAGTGTTGAAGGGCGATTTTCAAATCGCTACCACATCCGAGCCCGGCGCGATCTTCGGCGAGATGTCGGTTCTCCTCGATATTCCTCATACCGCCAATGTCAGGACGTTAACGTCGTCACGGATGCACATGGTCGAGCGCGCTGCCGAGTTTCTCCAATCGCAGACCGACATTGCCTACCAACTCGCCAAACTCCTCGCGCAGAGATTATATAATGTCACTACGTATCTCGCGGACCTAAAGAAACAGTTCGAAGATCAGGAAGACCATCTCGGCATGGTGGATGAGGTGCTCGAGACCTTAGTCCATCAACAGGTTGAGGAATGTAGTCCGGGCTCCGACCGTGACCCCAATACGACTATTTGA
- a CDS encoding MBL fold metallo-hydrolase, with amino-acid sequence MRMAILALMLVVSVSACEEKPLHPAYVLPQLHHWPQPYKGVAGLKLRVFQTGTVTVPKRVVYRGGSLLETLDIEVIVFAVEHPRHGLILIGTGLSRGVAQGAQSYLGEFRTAIGSPTLAEGQDILSQLESLGWSEQDVQTIILPDLRFSHTGELENFPTARVLVSSAEHTAATEEEETALSLSDEYDGVRKWQLIDFAGTEALGTFRAHRDLFGDGSILLIDVPGATPGGMAILLRLPHAPVLICGNLAWTLEQARYVREPGFVSDRQAWWENAWRLKKFTELAPELVLLPDHDWKAIAAAKTADMILHVFAADRTKHTQEKPEPKRKLGKKKKESRKGKPELGS; translated from the coding sequence CGGTTTCTGCCTGCGAGGAGAAACCGTTGCACCCCGCTTATGTTCTTCCGCAACTACACCATTGGCCACAGCCGTACAAAGGTGTCGCCGGTTTGAAACTCCGAGTGTTTCAGACCGGAACAGTCACCGTTCCCAAACGGGTCGTCTACCGGGGCGGGAGTCTGCTGGAAACCCTCGATATCGAGGTTATCGTGTTTGCCGTCGAACATCCGCGCCACGGACTCATTCTGATCGGCACCGGTCTCAGTCGCGGCGTCGCGCAAGGCGCACAGAGCTATCTGGGAGAGTTTCGCACCGCTATCGGCTCCCCCACGCTGGCTGAAGGGCAAGATATTCTCTCGCAACTCGAATCCCTGGGATGGTCGGAGCAAGACGTGCAGACCATTATTTTGCCGGACCTACGCTTCAGCCACACAGGAGAGCTAGAGAATTTTCCCACCGCGCGAGTGCTTGTCTCCTCCGCCGAACATACTGCCGCCACGGAGGAAGAAGAAACTGCGCTCTCCTTGAGCGACGAGTACGATGGCGTGCGGAAGTGGCAATTGATCGACTTTGCCGGGACCGAAGCGTTGGGTACCTTTCGCGCGCACCGTGACCTGTTTGGCGATGGCAGCATCCTCTTGATTGACGTTCCTGGTGCCACTCCCGGCGGTATGGCGATCCTGCTCCGGCTGCCCCACGCGCCGGTGCTGATTTGCGGGAACCTTGCCTGGACCTTGGAACAGGCGCGCTACGTGCGCGAACCCGGCTTCGTCTCGGATCGCCAAGCCTGGTGGGAAAACGCCTGGCGGCTCAAGAAATTTACCGAACTGGCACCAGAGCTGGTCCTGTTGCCGGACCATGACTGGAAGGCGATCGCTGCGGCGAAGACCGCAGACATGATCCTCCACGTCTTTGCCGCCGACCGGACAAAGCATACCCAGGAAAAGCCGGAACCGAAGCGGAAGCTGGGGAAAAAGAAAAAGGAGAGTCGGAAGGGCAAACCAGAGCTGGGTTCCTAA